A genomic region of Thermococcus sp. JdF3 contains the following coding sequences:
- a CDS encoding UPF0175 family protein: protein MESAMPEGFRDFLGPKPERELVLLAAIELYREEKLSLGKAAEFAGLSVREFLYELRKRGVPLNYTREEAEEDIKAIEGLE, encoded by the coding sequence ATGGAGAGTGCAATGCCCGAGGGATTCCGTGACTTCCTCGGCCCAAAGCCTGAGAGGGAGCTTGTTCTCCTCGCGGCCATAGAGCTATACCGGGAGGAAAAGCTGAGCCTCGGAAAGGCTGCCGAATTTGCAGGTTTGAGTGTGAGGGAATTCCTCTACGAGCTGAGGAAGAGGGGTGTCCCGCTAAACTACACGAGAGAAGAGGCCGAGGAGGACATCAAGGCCATTGAGGGTCTGGAATGA